The following proteins come from a genomic window of Chlamydiales bacterium:
- a CDS encoding sigma-54 dependent transcriptional regulator produces the protein MGIQTVLVLDDEKLMRRFLEEALQKKGLSVDAVENGKEGLLLLKKNTYDLVITDMKMPGISGIEVLKKIREWSPQTLVLVMTAFGTIENAVEAMRLGAFNYLLKPFTPDTLEALINKAAEHNALINENIYLREEVANRVQIIAQSPSLKKILIETKRIAKSQASVLIHGESGTGKEVIAGAIHAHSLRAKNPYIRVNCAAVPDTLIESEFFGHEKGAFTGATSKRLGRFELANRGTLLLDEVTEIPLNLQPKLLRVIQEQEFERVGGNRPIPVDFRLISTSNRDLKQAIEAKIFREDLYYRLNVVPIYLPPLRERKEDIIPLIHYFLKKYCLKNQQTTKTLSKSAEKKLLAYPWPGNIRELANLVERIVVMDYSEIIEPTHFSLD, from the coding sequence ATGGGAATTCAAACTGTATTAGTCTTAGATGATGAAAAGTTGATGCGAAGATTTTTGGAAGAAGCACTCCAAAAAAAAGGGCTTAGCGTTGATGCTGTCGAAAATGGGAAAGAAGGACTGCTTCTGCTGAAAAAAAATACCTATGATCTTGTTATTACGGATATGAAAATGCCAGGCATATCTGGAATCGAAGTGCTAAAAAAAATTCGAGAGTGGTCACCTCAAACTCTTGTCTTGGTAATGACAGCTTTTGGAACGATTGAAAATGCTGTCGAAGCCATGCGACTTGGAGCATTTAACTATTTACTCAAACCTTTTACTCCAGATACTCTTGAAGCATTGATCAATAAAGCAGCTGAGCATAATGCTCTTATCAATGAGAATATCTATCTACGAGAAGAAGTTGCCAATAGAGTCCAGATTATCGCTCAAAGTCCGAGCTTAAAAAAAATTCTTATAGAAACAAAGCGTATCGCTAAAAGCCAAGCGAGTGTGCTAATTCACGGAGAATCTGGGACTGGGAAAGAAGTGATTGCTGGAGCGATTCATGCCCATTCTCTTAGAGCAAAAAATCCCTATATTCGTGTGAATTGCGCTGCAGTCCCTGATACACTGATTGAGTCAGAATTTTTTGGACATGAAAAAGGAGCTTTTACTGGAGCTACCTCAAAACGGTTAGGACGTTTTGAGCTTGCTAACCGAGGGACCCTTCTTCTCGATGAAGTCACTGAAATTCCTCTTAATCTTCAACCAAAACTCTTGCGTGTCATTCAAGAACAAGAGTTTGAAAGAGTAGGTGGCAATCGACCTATACCAGTCGATTTCCGTTTAATTTCCACATCAAATAGAGACTTGAAGCAGGCAATTGAGGCAAAGATTTTTCGTGAAGATCTCTATTATCGATTGAATGTAGTGCCTATCTATCTCCCTCCACTACGTGAAAGAAAAGAAGATATTATTCCTCTTATCCACTATTTCTTAAAAAAGTATTGTTTAAAAAATCAACAAACAACAAAAACTCTCTCAAAGTCTGCAGAAAAAAAACTTCTTGCATACCCTTGGCCTGGAAATATCCGAGAATTAGCCAACCTCGTAGAGCGAATTGTAGTCATGGACTATAGTGAAATAATAGAACCCACCCATTTTTCATTAGATTAG
- a CDS encoding ATP-binding protein, protein MQEGVIDLHLQVDLFSREIKRLEKAHEQLLQQFDALKEKFDVSHQTLEQIVNHMSDGLIFINQKGVITLYNPAAATLTGYLQQEVIGTSFWEHYPDDLFGFSLKSSLENAEIPSRLFLNFSNGLEIEAAPTMIPEKGLLVLLNDRTQLKQLEKSVQQNDRLKELGEMAATLAHEIRNPLGGIEGFAALLKRELQESSQLDMADAILEGSRTLNKLVNNVLEYTCPLMLHFELTDLSTLFYDTVKLAKSCGHRCKVNIEKNHTASVDRGRIQLVLINLIRNGCEAHSPYVEMILTKEGTILIKDQGEGIHEKNLQKIFTPFFTTKATGTGLGLSEAYKVIQAHGGVMTVESKIGKGTCFAITHLPIIDKKITKQS, encoded by the coding sequence ATGCAAGAAGGAGTCATTGATCTGCATTTGCAAGTGGATTTATTTTCTAGAGAAATAAAACGACTTGAGAAAGCACATGAACAACTACTTCAACAGTTTGATGCGTTAAAAGAAAAATTTGATGTCTCTCATCAAACATTAGAACAAATTGTCAATCATATGTCAGATGGTCTGATATTTATTAATCAAAAAGGTGTGATTACACTTTATAACCCTGCTGCTGCTACTCTTACGGGCTATCTTCAGCAAGAAGTGATAGGAACTTCTTTTTGGGAACACTATCCAGATGATTTATTTGGGTTTTCTCTTAAGAGTAGCTTAGAAAATGCAGAGATCCCCAGTCGGCTTTTTCTAAACTTCTCAAATGGGCTAGAGATTGAAGCGGCTCCTACAATGATCCCTGAAAAAGGTCTATTAGTTCTTCTTAATGACCGTACCCAGCTCAAACAACTAGAAAAAAGTGTACAACAAAATGATAGACTTAAAGAACTAGGTGAGATGGCAGCGACACTGGCCCACGAAATTCGCAACCCACTTGGAGGAATTGAAGGATTTGCTGCTCTTTTAAAACGCGAATTACAAGAATCATCTCAACTAGATATGGCTGATGCAATTCTTGAGGGTAGCCGAACTCTTAATAAATTAGTGAATAATGTATTGGAATATACTTGCCCTCTTATGCTACATTTTGAATTAACTGATCTATCTACCCTTTTCTATGACACAGTAAAACTAGCAAAGAGTTGCGGCCATCGATGTAAGGTGAATATTGAAAAAAATCACACGGCTTCAGTGGACCGTGGAAGAATCCAACTTGTATTAATCAATCTTATTCGAAATGGCTGTGAAGCTCACTCTCCTTATGTTGAAATGATCTTAACGAAAGAAGGAACTATTTTAATTAAAGATCAAGGAGAGGGAATCCATGAAAAAAATTTACAAAAGATATTCACTCCATTTTTTACAACAAAGGCCACAGGGACTGGATTAGGTCTTTCAGAAGCTTATAAAGTCATACAGGCACATGGAGGGGTCATGACTGTTGAATCAAAAATAGGAAAAGGAACATGTTTTGCAATTACTCACTTACCAATAATTGATAAAAAAATTACAAAGCAATCATGA
- the raiA gene encoding ribosome-associated translation inhibitor RaiA — protein sequence MPLNKTKTEIKEKFSHQEYPIQIIGRHVDITEAMKTYAVNKVEKIERFGGHIVDIVVIMDIQKLIHSVDFLLNVNNTLIKVTGRSENMYTSIDQAIARLESKLRRYMKKIQQHHAKGLAEVDLNVNVIERILPIDDINDQIEEENLRQYEEKLHPHKVVKREKRRLKILNQEEAIMKMELSEEHFLIYRSEEDQKLKVIYRREDENYGIIAVE from the coding sequence ATGCCATTAAATAAAACAAAAACTGAAATTAAGGAAAAATTTAGTCATCAAGAGTATCCAATTCAGATTATTGGTCGACATGTCGACATTACCGAAGCGATGAAAACCTATGCGGTAAATAAGGTAGAAAAAATAGAGAGATTTGGTGGGCATATAGTCGATATTGTCGTTATAATGGATATTCAAAAACTGATTCATTCTGTCGATTTTCTACTTAATGTTAATAATACTTTGATCAAAGTTACAGGACGCAGCGAAAATATGTATACTTCAATTGATCAAGCAATAGCTCGTCTTGAATCAAAATTGCGTCGCTATATGAAAAAGATTCAACAACACCATGCTAAAGGATTAGCTGAAGTTGATTTAAATGTGAATGTCATTGAGCGTATTCTGCCTATTGATGATATTAATGATCAAATTGAAGAAGAAAATTTACGTCAATATGAAGAAAAATTACATCCTCATAAAGTTGTAAAAAGAGAAAAAAGACGACTTAAAATTCTTAATCAAGAAGAAGCGATCATGAAAATGGAGTTATCGGAAGAACATTTTTTAATCTATCGCAGTGAAGAAGATCAGAAATTAAAGGTGATCTATAGACGTGAAGATGAAAATTATGGAATTATTGCAGTCGAATGA
- a CDS encoding type I restriction enzyme HsdR N-terminal domain-containing protein, whose amino-acid sequence MELLQSNESLFDPIRKKWVISEPEERIRQDLIQKMLKELGYPSSLIAVEKELFLLPHLLFESKERIPKRRADIIVFGKGIHPHYALFPLLMIECKALPLTSAFASQVIGYNTVVQAPYLALANKEQILTGTLDDTLGEYHFESGLPTYEFLMAGIKIVGS is encoded by the coding sequence ATGGAATTATTGCAGTCGAATGAATCTCTTTTTGATCCTATTCGCAAGAAATGGGTCATATCTGAACCAGAAGAGAGAATTCGTCAGGATTTAATTCAAAAAATGTTAAAAGAACTAGGATACCCCTCTTCTCTAATAGCAGTAGAGAAAGAACTTTTTTTGCTTCCTCACTTGTTGTTTGAATCAAAAGAACGTATTCCAAAACGGCGTGCAGATATAATTGTCTTTGGAAAAGGCATTCATCCTCATTATGCACTTTTCCCTCTTCTTATGATTGAATGTAAAGCTCTTCCTCTTACATCTGCTTTTGCTAGCCAAGTTATTGGATATAATACTGTAGTGCAAGCTCCTTATCTTGCACTTGCAAATAAAGAACAGATTTTAACAGGCACATTGGACGATACTCTAGGTGAATATCATTTTGAATCGGGGTTACCCACTTATGAATTTTTAATGGCAGGGATAAAGATAGTTGGGTCATAA